The sequence below is a genomic window from Numenius arquata unplaced genomic scaffold, bNumArq3.hap1.1 HAP1_SCAFFOLD_1626, whole genome shotgun sequence.
gtggggggggggggttggtcgCTGGAAaagggcagaggagaaggtggaaaaaaaaaaaataatcgtcaAACCTccaaagctgaaggaaaaaaaaaaaaaaggaaaaggaaggagggggTGGTGGCTGCGTGGGGAGGATGGTCCCATCTGGGGTGAAGGTCCCACGGAGGGTGACGGCTCCATCTGGGGTGGTGGCCCCATGGAGGGTGATGGCCCCATCTGGGGTGAAAGCCCCATGGAGGGTGATGGCCCCATCTGGGGTGAAGGTCCCACAGAGGGTGATGGCTCTGTGAAGGGTCATGGCCCCATGGAAGATGGTGGCCCCATGGAGGGTGATGGCCCCATCTGGAGTGAAGGTCCCACGGAGGGTGATGGCTCTGTGAGGGGTCATGGCCCCATGGAAGATGGTGGCCCCATCTGGGGTGAAAGCCCCATGAAGGATGACGGCTCCATCTGGGGTGGTGGCCCCATGGAGGGTGATGGCCCCATCTGGGGTGAAGGTCCCACGGAGGGTGATGGCTCTGTGAAGGGTCATGGCCCCATGGAAGATGGTGGCCCCATGGAGGATGGTGGCCCCATCTGGGATGAAAGCCCCATGAAGGGTGACGGCTCCATCTGGGGTCGTGGCCCCACGGAGGGTGATGGTTCCGTGGAGGGTGGTGACCACTAGGAGGGTGCTGTCCCATGGAGGTTGATGACCCCATGGAGGATGGTGGCCCGATGGCCATGACCCCAGTTGGGCTGATGGCCCTGAGGAAGGTGATGGCATCGTGGTGGCCCTCCAGAGGGTGATGTCCCCATCTGGGGTGGTGGCCCCGTGCAGAGCGATGGCTCTGTGGAGGGTCGTGACCATGTGGAGGGTGCTGGCCCCATGGAGGTTGATGGCCCCATGGAGGGCGAAGGCCCCATGGCGATGACTCCAACTGAGCTGATGGCCCCACGGAGGGTGATGGCACCTTGGTGGCCCCATGGAGGTTGATGGCCCCATGGAGGATGGTGGCCCGATGGCCATGACCCCAGTTGGGCTGATGGCCCCGAGGAAGGTGATGGCATCGTGGAGGGTGAAGGTCCCATAGAGGACAATGGCCCCATGGAGGGCGAAGGCCCCATGGCGATGACTCCAACTGAGCTGATGGCCCCACGGAGGGTGGTGGCACCTTGGTGGCCCCGTGGAAGGTGACAGCCCCGTCTGGGCTGATGGCCCTGTGGGGTCCCATGGGTGATGGCCCCATGGAAGGTGACATATCCCCATCGGCGGTGACGTCCCCATCCCGGGTAACATCTCTGGGGTGATGCCCTGGTCTGAGGGGGACATCCCGCCTGGAGTGACGCCCCCACCCCTGGGTGACATCGGTGGTGACATCACACCTCGAGAGCGACATCACCGCCGAGAGGGACGTCGTCATCACCGTGGAGAGGCGCAtcgcctcggggggggggggggggaacggcccGCTGGGGTGATGGCCCCACGCAGGACGGCGGTGGCCGGGTGTCCCCCCcgtccgtgtgtccccccccgcccagtcCGTGTCCCCCCAACCCCGTCCGTGTCCCCTCTCCGGGTCTCGTCCGTACAGCCCCGTGTCCGTACAGCCCCGTGTCCGTACAGCCCCGACTGCGCATGCGCCAACCCGCGCACCgcgccgccgcgcatgcgccccCTCTCACCCGGACCCCGCCTCTCAGCGAAAAGGGAGGCGTGGCCTGGCGCGCAAGCCCCGCCCCTCAGCCTATAAGCGGCGTCCCCGTCACCCGGTTGctccccccaccttctcccaggccccgcccctccccgggaggccccgcccccgcgcCATGCGGAAGGGAGCCGGCGGCTCCCGCCGCTCCCGGGCCGCCGGTTCGGGTCCCGGTACCGGCCCGGTGCCTCTCCCTCTCCCGGTATCGGGCCCCGGGCTCTGCCCGCGGTCTCGCCGCTGCCCCCGgcctctgcttctgcctctcctggggctggtggctaCCGTCGCGCTCCTCTACGTCGCCTGGCCTGGCGGGGAACCGGACACCGGCCCGgtgagcttggggggggggggggggtgggaacgGGGAGGGGGCCACGGTGGGTGGAGGGAGTGCCCGGGGAGGGTCCGGCCTGTCCCTGCTGTCTCCGGGAGCTCCCagaccccatggggacccccggcccctcccacgatcccccctcccccaggccccTGGGGTACCCCAGTCTCCATCATGGGGGGACCCCATGGATCCCGGGGCACCCAgatcccccccccagaccccccctccccagggtcccCAACCGACTCCAAGCCCCCCAGACCCATCATGGGGGGACCCCATGGATCCCGGGGtacccagaccccccccccccccccagggccctcagccccctccccgagccccccagAGACCCCAGCATCCCATCATGGGGACACCCAACGCACCCAcgggcaccccccaccccccctctaggggtacccagcccccccccccccccttgaacCCCTCAACATTCCCCAgagacaccccccaacccccccccccccagggtacCCAACTTCCAAAGCCCCCCAGCCCCTATCATGGGGGGCACCCAGACccctccagggacccccaaacccccttggGGTCCCGTAACCTCCCCTCTAGACGCTgaggcagctcccccccccccccacttctccccccagcacccccccggccccccctcaGAACCGGCTCTTCGGGCGCTGCTGGGGGGCCTGGACCCCCCCCGCCTGTGGGACACCTTCCTGCGGCCCCTCCTGCGGGAACGGGTGCCGGGGGGGCCCGGGAGCCGCGCCGCCCGCCAGgtaagacacccccccccctccctccttcaacCTTTGGGGTGCCACCGCACACCCCCCCCttaaccctcccccccccccccccccaccctggggtgccACCGCGCCCCTCAccggtgggggggtgtgtgtgtgggggtgtgtgtgtgggtgtccccccccctccgttCCCCCCAGCACATCTTGGGGCGCTTGGGAGCCCTGGGGGCCGCCTGGCACCTGGAGCTGGACGCCTTCGAAGCGGGGACCCCGAGGGGACCAGTGACCTTCACCAAcgtggtggccacggtggcccccgccgccccccgccgcctggTCCTGGCCTGTCACTACGACACCAAGGtcttgccccccccacccccggcttcTGGCCGGCGGCTTTTCGTGGGGGCCACCGATTCAGCCGTGCCCTGCGCCATCCTCCTGGAGCTGGCGGCCGCCCTCGACCGGCCCCTGCGGCGCGCCAAGGACAGGGTGGGTGacggacacccccccacacacccccccacaaatgcctgggacccccaggaacaccccccAAGATGCCTGGGTCCCTCCCGACCcgaccccccccagtccctctccctgGACACCCAggtccatcccatcccacctgggTCCCTCCTGGAACTGcccccccccggatgcctgggtccccctctgacccccccagtccccctccccagACACCCAGGtccatcctgtccccccccccaggacacctgAGtcccacctgggtcccccccgacccccccagtccccctccctGGACACTGAggtccatcccatcccacctaggcccccccccaggatgcctgggtccccccctgaCCCCTCCAGTCCCCCTCCCCAGACACCCAGGTccatcctgtcccccccaggACACCTGAGTCCCCCCTGACCCCTGCCCCTGGGTCACCTGGGTTCTTTCCCCGAGccacctgggtgtccccccccccccgttcccccccccccgccctgccctggACACTGGGGTCCCCACAGGGCGCGGAGGTGACGCTGCAGCTGCTGTTCCTGGACGGGGAAGAGGCCTTCGAGGAATGGAGCGTCACCGACTCCCTCTACGGCGCCCGGCACCTGGCAGCACGGATGGCCACCACCCCCCACGGCTCCCGTGGCACCCAGATCACCGCCATGGTGAGGGCCACCAAGcctggtggcggtgggggggggtctGGTGGCCCTCAAGGGTGGTGGGACAGTGGTGGGAGGGGGTCTGGTGGCACCCAAGGGTGGTGGGACAGTGATGGGGTGCGCTGGTGGCCCCCAAGGGTGGTGGCACGGTAGTGGGAGGGGGGTCTGGTGGCACCCAAGGGTGGTGGCACGGTGGTGGGAGGGGGGTCTGGTGGCACCCAAGGGTGGTGGCACGGTGGTGGGAGGGGGTCTGGTGGCACCCAAGGGTGGTGGGACAGCGATAGGGTGGGCTGGTGGCCCCCAAGGGTGGTGGCACGGTGGTGGGAGGGGGTCTGGTGGCCCTCAAGGGTGGTGGGACAGCGATGGGGTGGGCTGGTGGCACCCAAGGGTGGTGGCACGGTGGTGGGAGGGGGTCTGGTGGCCCTCAAGGGTGGTGGGACAGCGATGGGGTGGGCTGGTGGCCCCCAAGGGTGGTGGCACGGTGGTGGGAGGGGGTCTGGTGGCCCCCAAGGGTGGTGGGACAGCGATGGGGTGGGCTGGTGGCCCCCAAGGGTGGTGGCACGGTGGTGGGAGGGGGTCTGGTGGCCCTCAAGGGTGGTGGGACAGCGATAGGGTGGGCTGGTGGCACCCAAGGGTGGTGGCAcggtggtgggagggggtgtgGTGGCCCTCAAGGGTGGTGGCACGGTGGTGGGAGGGGGTCTGGTGGCACCCAAGGGTGGTGGGACAGCAATGGGGTGGGCTGGTGGCCCCCAAGGGTGGTGGCACGGTGGTGGGAGGGGGTCTGGTGGCCCCCAAGGGTGGTGGGACAGCGATGGGGTGGGCTGGTGGCACCcaagggtggtgggagggggtctGGTGGCCctcaagggtggtgagacagtgatGGGGTGCGCTGGTGGCCCCCAAGGGTGGTGGCACGGTGGTGGGAGGGGGTCTGGTGGCCCCCAAGGGTGGTGGGACAGCGATGGGGTGGGCTGGTGGCCCCCAAGGGTGGTGACGTGGTGTTGTCCCAGCTGGGACAGTCCCACCACGGCATCTGAGAGTGGTGTCACCCTGAGTGTCCCCGCGGCCCTGCTGGTTGTCCCCAGagcctgctggtgctgctggaccTGCTGGGCGCCCCCCACCCCGCCATCCACAGCCACTTCCCCCGCACCCACCACTGGTTCCTGCGCCTCGTCGCCATTGGTGAGAccacggggacacgggggacacggggacgggggacacggggatggggtcaggatgggggacatgggaaCGGGGTGGGGACACAAGGACGTGGATGGGgtcgggatgggggacacgggaaggtggggacatggggatggggacagggtcgggatggggatgggggacatggggacatggacggggttgggatggagaggaggacatggggatggggacacggggatggggtcgggatggggatgggggacacgagGATGTGGACAGGgtcgggatgggggacacggggatggggtcgggatggggacatgggaacggggtggggacacggggacgttgACGGGGTCAGGATGAGGGACATGAGGATGgaggacacggggatgggggacacagggatgtggaCGGGGTCGGGATGGGGGACATGAGGATGGAGGACACGAgaaggtggggacacggggatggggacacgaGGACGTGGACGGAGttgggatgggggacacgggaaggtggggacatggggatggggacacggggatgtggACAGGgtcgggatgggggacacgggaaGGTGGGGACAGggtcgggatggggatgggggacacggggatggaggacacggggacatggaCAGGGTcgggatggagaggaggacatggggatggggacacggggatggggtcgggatggggatgggggacacagggatggggtcgggatggggacatgggaacGGGGTGGGGACACGGACGTGGACGGGGTCAGGATGAGGGACATGAGGATGGAGGACACGGGAAggcggggacacggggatggggaca
It includes:
- the QPCTL gene encoding LOW QUALITY PROTEIN: glutaminyl-peptide cyclotransferase-like protein (The sequence of the model RefSeq protein was modified relative to this genomic sequence to represent the inferred CDS: inserted 1 base in 1 codon); this encodes MRKGAGGSRRSRAAGSGPGTGPVPLPLPVSGPGLCPRSRRCPRPLLLPLLGLVATVALLYVAWPGGEPDTGPHPPGPPSEPALRALLGGLDPPRLWDTFLRPLLRERVPGGPGSRAARQHILGRLGALGAAWHLELDAFEAGTPRGPVTFTNVVATVAPAAPRRLVLACHYDTKVLPPPPPASGRRLFVGATDSAVPCAILLELAAALDRPLRRAKDRGAEVTLQLLFLDGEEAFEEWSVTDSLYGARHLAARMATTPHGSRGTQITAMSLLVLLDLLGAPHPAIHSHFPRTHHWFLRLVAIEQRLRRLGLLHAPPRDQPFFRLSPAPGPVEDDHVPFLQRGVPVLHLXPTPFPPVWHTLEDTEDHLHPPTVEDLCKILLAFVAEFLQL